The region TTTTGCCACCGAAGCCGCTACCCTGTCCAAAACGATTGGCAAACCCGTAAAGGTGGTCTGGACGCGGGAAGACGATACCCAACTGGGACCTTTCCGACCCATGACGTTCTCGGCCATGCGGGGCGCATTGTCTGCCGATGGAAAAGCCATTGCGCTTCAGCATAAAGTCATTTCGCCGTCAATCGACGCGACGATGAACGAAAAATACGACAAGACGAAGGCCGACGACACCATGCTCGAAGGAACGGGGGATCAGAAATACGAAATCCCGAACCTCAACACGCGCTATGTCCACGCCGACATTCACGTGCCCCTCACCTACTGGCGCTCGGTGACGAGTTCGACGCTGGCGTTCTCGCACGAATGTTTCATCGACGAGATGGCCCACAAAGCCGGGCAGGACCCGCTGGCCTTCCGGATGAGCATGCTTACGAAAGACAGCGACGCCAAACGGGTGCTGACAAAACTAAAGGAAGTTTCAGGCTGGGATAACCCGCTGCCCGCAGGTAAGGGGCGTGGTATTGCCCAGTGGGAGTTTTTCGCCGGACTGGCGGGCCAGGTAGTCGAGGTATCAAAAAACAAGACTGGTGGTATTACGGTTGATAAAGTTTATTGTGTTATCGACCTCGGCACCGTTGTCAACCCCGATAATGTGAAGGCTCAGATGGAAGGGTCTATCGCTATGGCCCTGACGGCGGCTACCAAAGATGCGATCACCTTTGAGAAGGGGCAGGCCGTTCAGAAAAATTTCGACGCCAACCGTATGCTCCGTATCAACGAGATGCCTACCGTAGAAGTCCATATTCTAGCCGAAGGCGGCCCAACCATTAAAGGGGTTGGTGAGCCGGGACTGCCGCCATTGGCTCCCGCACTCGCCAATGCCATTTTTGCGGCTACCGGCAAACGAATTCGCCGGATGCCATTTGATTTGGAGAAAGTATAATTTTTATATGTTTCGGCTCCTTCTGAGGAGCCGAAACATATACTCAGAAACTATGAAAGAGATCAGTCGTATTGTCGAGGTATTTGAGCAAATCGATTTTTCGCAGCGAAAAGCCGCTTTAGCCACCGTTGTTTGGGTGGAAGGGTCATCGTATCGGCGTCCGGGTGCGCGTATGCTCATTACGGACGACGGACGCTGGGAAGGGGCCATAAGCGGGGGCTGTCTGGAAGGGGATGCGTTACGTAAAGCCCGACAGGTAATGCTCGACGGGCAGCCGATTGTGGTTACCTACGATACAATGGACGACGGCGCCAACAGCTTTGGCGTTGGCCTGGGCTGCAACGGCATTATTGACGTACTTATTGAACCCATTACGCCCAATAGTGATCAGAATCCAGTAGCCTTATTGAAAGAATTTACGCAGAAGCGCGATGTGCGGGCGTTGGCAACTGTGCTTAAAAGCAACGACTTTACGGGCCTTGCACCCGGCAACCGCTTTACCCTTACTGAAGAAAACGCGGAGTCGATACCCGGCTGGCTGCACGATGACATGCGTATGGTATTTGAGACGGGCAAGCCGCTAACGCGCACCTATCCGGTACTGTCGGGAAATGCCGAAGTGTTCATCGAGCGTATTGACCCCGGTATCGAGCTGGTTATTTTCGGAGCAGGTTACGACGTTATTCCGGTGGCCAAACTGGCCCGAGAACTTGGCTGGCAGGTTACCGTTACCGACGACTGCATTGCGCACCTCTCGCCCAAACGGTTTCCGGTGGCTACCTGCGTGCTGTACGCCGACCGCCAGGTAGTGATCGACCAGCTTTCCATAACCAACCGAACAGCCGCCGTGCTGATGTCGCACAACTTCAATTACGACCGGGCGGTGCTTGAAAAGCTCCTCGCCAC is a window of Spirosoma linguale DSM 74 DNA encoding:
- a CDS encoding Xanthine dehydrogenase (PFAM: protein of unknown function DUF182~KEGG: pmy:Pmen_2200 hypothetical protein), producing the protein MKEISRIVEVFEQIDFSQRKAALATVVWVEGSSYRRPGARMLITDDGRWEGAISGGCLEGDALRKARQVMLDGQPIVVTYDTMDDGANSFGVGLGCNGIIDVLIEPITPNSDQNPVALLKEFTQKRDVRALATVLKSNDFTGLAPGNRFTLTEENAESIPGWLHDDMRMVFETGKPLTRTYPVLSGNAEVFIERIDPGIELVIFGAGYDVIPVAKLARELGWQVTVTDDCIAHLSPKRFPVATCVLYADRQVVIDQLSITNRTAAVLMSHNFNYDRAVLEKLLATDVPYIGMLGPRKRFDKMQDEFRKDGLEFSKASLGRVHAPIGLDLGAETPDEIALSIMAEVKAFFTRGAAGFLKNKPGPIHERLSGNSADHHRHTDGIGLDLDTV